In the genome of Halostella limicola, one region contains:
- a CDS encoding S1C family serine protease: MSRKALGVAVAVVLLTVLGAVAVPALAELSTDERVIVQNESTNGSATCNYTDLYRDTSPGVVQVMTDRGQGSGFVYELDNGTAYVVTNQHVVAGGPERTASGQPAEQVDVRFSDGATRTGNLTGTDVYTDLAVARVDDVPESAAALPVADEGPPIGERVAAIGSPFGLEGTMTHGIISGVNRSMPTGAGFSIPDTVQTDAPINPGNSGGPLVTCEGEVVGVNRAGGGDNVGFAISPELVERVVPALIEEGNYSHPYLGIRSVPVTSTVAEANDLNASEGVMVIETTEGGPADGTLRGINGTTSVSGEEAPVGGDVIVAVDGREIASQEQLGSYLATETSPGDEIELTVIRDGDRTTVTVTLGERPAPDRSR, translated from the coding sequence GTAGCCGTCGTACTTCTCACCGTCCTCGGCGCTGTCGCTGTGCCTGCGCTGGCGGAGCTGTCGACCGACGAGCGAGTCATCGTACAGAACGAGTCGACGAACGGCTCCGCTACCTGCAACTACACCGACCTGTACCGCGACACGAGCCCCGGCGTCGTACAGGTAATGACCGACCGCGGGCAGGGGTCAGGGTTCGTGTACGAACTCGACAACGGCACCGCGTACGTAGTGACGAACCAACACGTCGTCGCCGGCGGGCCCGAGCGAACCGCGTCGGGACAACCCGCCGAGCAGGTCGACGTGCGCTTCAGCGACGGCGCGACGCGGACGGGCAACCTGACCGGAACCGACGTTTACACCGATCTCGCCGTGGCGCGCGTCGACGATGTGCCCGAGTCGGCCGCCGCGCTGCCGGTCGCCGACGAGGGGCCGCCCATCGGCGAGCGCGTGGCCGCCATCGGCAGCCCCTTCGGGCTGGAGGGGACGATGACGCACGGCATCATCAGCGGGGTCAACCGGTCCATGCCGACGGGCGCCGGCTTTTCGATCCCCGACACGGTCCAGACCGACGCGCCGATAAACCCCGGGAACAGCGGCGGACCGCTGGTGACCTGTGAGGGCGAGGTCGTCGGCGTCAACCGCGCCGGTGGCGGGGACAACGTCGGCTTCGCTATCTCACCCGAACTCGTCGAGCGGGTCGTGCCCGCTCTCATCGAAGAAGGCAACTACAGCCACCCCTACCTCGGAATCCGCTCCGTCCCCGTGACGTCGACCGTCGCCGAGGCGAACGACCTGAACGCGAGCGAGGGCGTGATGGTGATCGAGACGACCGAGGGCGGCCCCGCCGACGGCACGCTGCGGGGGATAAACGGCACCACGTCGGTGTCCGGCGAGGAGGCTCCGGTGGGTGGTGACGTCATCGTCGCCGTCGACGGCCGGGAGATCGCCTCGCAGGAGCAGCTCGGCAGTTACCTGGCTACCGAGACCTCGCCCGGCGACGAGATCGAACTGACTGTGATCCGCGACGGGGACAGGACGACTGTGACCGTGACCCTCGGCGAACGCCCGGCGCCCGACCGCAGCCGCTGA
- a CDS encoding sugar phosphate isomerase/epimerase family protein has protein sequence MDIGVLTVPLGGRDLDDALAYLDDIGVDAVELGCGGHPGDDHLPREEYLGDEDAQTDLHALLSQHDMRVSALATHNNPIHPDEETASEADRELREAIDLAAELDVNTVTTFSGLPAGGPNDEVPNWITAPWPSEHADAHEYQWEEVAIPYWEEIAEYAADRGVDVAIEMHPNMLVYEPHGLLRLREATNERIGANFDPSHLYWQGIEVTDAIRLLGEEDAIHHFHAKDTKVYDANAREKGVLDTTSYTDEPNRSWLFRSIGYGHGEGHWKDVVSTLRMVDYDGALSIEHEDSLTSSTEGLEKAVDVLRRAVFETQPGDAYWAE, from the coding sequence ATGGACATCGGTGTACTGACCGTCCCGCTCGGCGGTCGCGACCTCGACGACGCGCTCGCGTATCTGGACGACATCGGCGTCGACGCGGTCGAACTCGGCTGCGGCGGACACCCGGGCGACGACCACCTGCCGCGCGAGGAGTACCTCGGCGACGAGGACGCCCAGACGGACCTGCACGCGCTGCTCTCCCAGCACGACATGCGGGTCAGCGCGCTCGCGACCCACAACAACCCGATCCACCCCGACGAGGAGACGGCGAGTGAGGCCGACCGGGAGCTCCGCGAGGCGATCGACCTCGCCGCCGAACTCGACGTGAACACGGTCACGACCTTCTCCGGCCTGCCCGCCGGCGGCCCGAACGACGAGGTGCCCAACTGGATCACCGCGCCGTGGCCGAGCGAGCACGCCGACGCCCACGAGTACCAGTGGGAGGAGGTCGCCATCCCCTACTGGGAGGAGATCGCCGAGTACGCCGCCGACCGCGGGGTCGACGTCGCCATCGAGATGCACCCGAACATGCTGGTGTACGAACCGCACGGCCTGCTCCGCCTGCGGGAGGCGACGAACGAGCGCATCGGCGCGAACTTCGACCCCTCGCACCTCTACTGGCAGGGGATCGAGGTGACCGACGCCATCCGCCTACTCGGCGAGGAAGACGCCATCCATCACTTCCACGCAAAGGACACGAAGGTGTACGACGCGAACGCCCGCGAGAAGGGCGTGCTCGACACGACGTCGTACACCGACGAACCGAATCGCTCGTGGCTGTTCCGCTCCATCGGCTACGGCCACGGCGAGGGCCACTGGAAGGACGTCGTCTCGACGCTCCGGATGGTCGACTACGACGGCGCGCTCTCGATCGAGCACGAGGACTCGCTCACCAGTTCGACCGAGGGGTTAGAGAAGGCGGTCGACGTGCTCCGGCGGGCCGTCTTCGAGACACAGCCCGGCGACGCGTACTGGGCCGAGTGA